A segment of the Filifactor alocis ATCC 35896 genome:
CTCCGACTCCGCTGAATTGTCTCGGTCCGATAGAACCGGAAACAACTTGTCCGGTAAGGTCTACTTGAATACAAGAGTTGATACATACCATATTGTCGTTTTGGCTCACTACACGAGGATCGTTTACATAGTCAACCGGATACATTTCAAAGAACGGATTGTCATCTACATAGTCATACAAGTCTTTTGTTCCCATCAAGAAAGTAACAACTGTTCTTCTGTTATGGAAGTTCTTTTTCTTGTTTGTGATAACTCCTGCTTTCATCAAGTCCATTACCCCGTCAGAAATCATTTCGGAGTGAATTCCCAAATCTTTTTTATCTTTCATAAATTGAAGTGCAGCATCGGGAATCGCGCCAATTCCAAGTTGCAAACAATCTCCGTCGTTTACTAAAGATGCAACATATTCTCCGATTTTTGACTCTACTTCTCCGATATGAGGTTTCGGTAATTCTACCAACGGTTCGTCATGTTCCACTAAGAAATCTATATCAGAAATATGAATAAAACTGTCACCGTGTGTTCTCGGCATATATTTATTTACTTGTCCAATCACAATTTTAGCATTTTCTGCAATTGTTTTTGTAAAGTCCACAGAGATACCGAAACTACAGAAACCGTGTTTATCAGGTGCTGACAATGTTACCATTGCCACATCCACAGGCCAATCTTCACGATAAGTGCGAGGTACTTCATAGAAGAAACGAGGAATAAACTCTCCATCTCCTCTTTCTACCGCTTTTCTTGTGGATGCTCCTAAGAACATAGAGCATGTTCTGAAGTGCTCTCCCAATCCTTCTGCTGCATATGGAGCTTTTCCCGGAACCAATCCGGAAAACTTCACATTCTTGTAATTATCTTTCAGGCGAACCATTTCTTCCAACAGATAAGTCGGTTCTGCTAAAGCATGTCCCAACGCAACATGGTCTCCGCTTTTTACATGAGAAAGTGCTTCTTCTGCGCTTACCAATCTCTCTTGGTAAATTTTTTTCCAATCCATATTTGATAACCTCCAAATTTTTTATTTTTCTGAATAAAATACGGAATTATTATATCATACTCTATTCTTTCTATCTACTGTATAATTTTTTCTCACTATGGTATTCCCCGATTTTATGAAAAATAATCTCAATTTGTTTACTTTATGTCTTTCTACAATTGAAAATCCTATTTGAAAAACGAATCGTCTTTCCAAAAACAAACCCACAATCTCTAATATCACAATGAAAAAGATTGAAAAACAATTTGATTTTATTGTAAAATGTTTTTTAAAGTATCTTACCAACTGTTTTTGTTATAACTGATATAAAGCAGTTTCACAGTGATAAAAATATTGACATTGTAATGTTACAGAAAGGAAGTATTACGTGAACTTGAACGGTTTGTTAATCGGTGTATCTTGCTTTATTTTAATCGGACTATTTCATCCGATTGTAATTTATACAGAATACCGTTTCGGAAAACAGCTATGGCCTATCTTTGCTGTTTTTGGCTCTACTTGTATCACAATTTCCTTCTTTTTAAAAGACGATACTGTATCTGCCATTGTGTCTATTCTTGGTTTTTGCCTCCTTTGGAGCATTAAAGAACTTTTTGAACAGGAAAAAAGAGTACAGAAAGGTTGGTATCCAAAAAATCCGAAAAAACGCTGATATTTTAAACTAACATTCATACTCATATACAATGAGCTATCACAAACAGAGCCTCTTGTTATTTTATGTTATATTTTAAATACTAAAAACTATAATCCTATCAAATTTCTAAAAATGTTATACCCATAATAAAAACACTTTTCCACCGGATAATGGTTTCCACAGAAAAGTGTTTTTTCTTTGTCATATACTATAGTAAAATACTTGGATTTTCTGCTGTTACAAAGAAAGTCTCTACCGTTGCAGACAGATACTTCTCTGCATATTCTACAATCATTGAAATAGCTTGTTTCAACTCATTCTCTCGCCCCTCTTCAACATTTTCCATAATAAGAAAAGCATTTGTAGTGTTGCCTGTAATCATCGTACGTTCTCCATCTCTCCAATTGAAACAACGACAAACTGCACCTTGTTCATCACGATAACATAACTCTCCCTCTAATGTAGGGGAAGATTCTGTATCTCCTATTAAATAAAACTCATCTCCTCCACTTGTAATTCCCAATTTTAAATCCCCAACAAAAGCATCCATATCTTCAGCTCCACAAGGAAATCCGAACTGTAATGATGCAGAGTTATAAATATCTACCAACGGATTGATGGAACCTACCGGATTTTCTTTTTCTACTCGCTTTAACAAAGCCTCAATACTACATCGAGCTCCCTTCTTTGTTTTAAACTTCTGATATGCACTTCTCCAATTTGCAACAATTGGGTTTTCATTAAATTTATCTTTTACCAAAAATTTTTCAGCTTCACGATTACTTTTTGACAAAAGAGCCTTCAATTCTTGTGGAACCTCTCCATCATTTTTAATTCCTTTCAACAATACTACACCTAATGTTGCATTTGGAAATAAATTCCAAAAAGATTCTTCTGCAATAAACTGACTCATCTTTGTTCCTCCTTATATGACACTAATATAAAAATCCTCTTTCTCCTATTTTATTATTTTTGATTATACCATAAAAATCACATTATTTTTTTGTTTTACTCCTTTTGTATATTGTAGTACATTTTAAATTTTCTCTTCTATATCTTGTGTTTTTAAATTTTTTTGAAAAAAATAAAATTCGTTGAGTTGTTTGTAATTACTCACTTTCTTTTTTTATAAAAAAATCGGTATTTTTTACAAAAAACTCTGTACCTCTCTATTTGTAAAGTATAGAAGTTATTTTCTACATATAGTGTGTAATTTTGTAATATTTTTATTTTTATAAGTATATATTGTATTTGTTTTGTTAATGTAGTATAGTAAGTTATAGTCATCGAATAAGAGAGTATTTTTACATAAAATTTTTTCGATTTCTACCAATATTCGTACAAATAAAATAATTATAATAAACAGATGAGGTGCTAAATATGGGATTACAGGTAATCAAACGAGATGGAAGCAAGGTTCCTTTTGACAAAGAAAAAATTGTCGTTGCCATCAAAAAAGCAATGGATAGCAGTACCGGCATTTATGAAGACGGTCTTGCTGAAAGAATTGCAACAGAAATTGAAGAATTTGCTCGTTCTTTGAAAAGAGATCTTACCATTTATGGGATTGAAGATCAGGTGTACTACAAGCTGATTCAGTATGAAAATCCAGCGACCGCAAGAGCATACGAAAACTACAAAGCTGTCCAAGCCTTCAAAAGAAAAGTAAATACCATTGACGAAGATGTCGTTGGAATTCTAAATCGAAGCAATATCAATGTTTTGGATGAAAACTCCAACAAGGATGCCAAAATTGTATCCACACAAAGGGATTTGATTGCCGGCGAAGTATCCAAAGACATTGCCCGTCGTTTAATTATTCCGACTGACATCGTACAAGCACATGACAGCGGTGCAATTCACTTTCATGATATGGACTACATCATTCAACCGATGTTCAATTGTTGTTTAATCAATTTGCATGATATGTTGACGAACGGCACTGTTATCAACGGCAAAAAAATTGACTCTCCAAAATCTTTCCGAGTAGCATGTACCGTTACTACCCAAATTATTGCACAAGTTGCGAGCGGACAGTATGGCGGACAAAGTATCAACGGGATTGACCGTATCTTGGCACCTTTTGTTAGAAAATCTTACCAAAAATATTATGATAGTGTCGTGGAAGAACAAAAAGAAATCTACGGGATTGAGCCTGATTTACAAAAAGCTGAAGAAATTGCTTGGAAGCGCACTCGAAAAGAAATCAAAGACGGTATCCAAACGATTCAATATCAAATTAATACCTTGATGACAACAAACGGACAAGCTCCTTTTGTTACACTGTTTATGTACTTCCAAGAAGGATATGAATTTGAAAAAGAGGCTGCCTATATTCAGGAAGAAATTTTATTGCAACGATATGAAGGAATCAAAAATGAACAGGATGTCTATGTGACACCTGCTTTCCCAAAACTGATCTATGTACTGGATGAACACAATGTACATCCTGACAGCAAGTATTACTATTTGACCAAACTTGCTGCGAAATGTACTGCGAAGAGAATGTATCCGGACTACATTTCCGCAAAGAAAATGCGTGAAAACTATGAAGGAAATGTATTCAGTCCGATGGGATGTCGCTCTTTCTTAGCTCCTTGGAAAAACGAAAAGGGAGAATATGTATTTGACGGTCGTTTCAATATGGGAGTCGTTTCATTGAACCTTCCTCAAATCGGAATTTTGGCGAACGGTTCGGAAGAAAAATTCTTCGACATTTTGGAAAAACGACTTCAATTAGCAAAAAAAGCGCTTCTTCTTCGTTTTGAACTCTTGAAGAATGTGACCAGCGACTGTTCTCCGATTCACTGGCAATACGGTGCCATTGCAAGATTGAAACCACACGAAAAAATAGACAAATTTATGGATAACGGTTATGCAACCTTATCTTTGGGCTATATCGGTGTCTACGAAGCAACCAAGCTGATCAAAGGTGTTTCTCATACCGATCCTGTCGGTACTGCGTTTGCACTCAAACTGATGGATGTCTTGAAAGATTCCGTTGCAGAATGGAAAGCGGAAACCGGTATCGGATTTGCACTCTATGGAACTCCTGCCGAAAATTTAACCAATCGTTTTTGCTCGATTGACCGTGCAAGATTTGGAGAAATCAAAGATATCACCGACAAAGGCTACTACACAAACAGTTATCATGTCGATGTAAGAGAATGTATTTCCGTATTCGATAAATTCAGTTTTGAATCTGAATTCCAAAAACGCTCCACCGGAGGATGTATCTCCTATGCGGAAATTCCAAATCTAAATCACAATCTCGAAGCAGTTGAAATGATGATTCAATATATCTACGACAATATCACTTATGCAGAGTTTAATACCAAGTCTGATTATTGCCATGTTTGCGGATACGATGGCGAAATCAAAGTAGATGATAACAATCAATGGTTCTGCCCTCAATGTGGAAATACAGAACGCACCAAACTGACTGTGATTCGCAGAACTTGCGGATATTTGGGCGAAAATTTCTGGAATGAAGGACGAACCAAAGAAATCAAGGATCGTGTGTTGCATATCTAATGAATTATGCACAAATCAGGCAGTTTGATATTGCCAACGGAGAAGGTATCCGCACCAGCTTTTTTGTGACAGGGTGCACACACTGTTGCGAGGGATGTTTCAATGAAGTATACCAAGATTTCAAGTATGGACAGCCATGGACAGAGAATGAGACGGAACTTATTCTTTCTCATCTCTCTCATCCGATGGTAAAGGGTCTTACTATTTTGGGAGGGGAACCATTTCAAAATGTAGAAGGATTGCTTCCTGTCTTGCAAAAAATAAAACAAGAGTCTCCCAAGACCATATGGATTTATTCCGGATATACCTTTGAACAGCTTTGTTCCGATGTAGACAAAAAAGAGCTGCTCGGCTTATGTGATGTTCTTGTAGACGGTCCGTTCATCTTAGAAAAAAGAGATTTGACCTTACGTTTTCGCGGTTCTTCCAACCAACGAATTCTCGATGTCCAAAAATCTCTTGCATTCAATCAACCTATTGAATATGTACTTGCAGAATGAAACAACTTTCATTCTGCTTTTTTGTATCGGAAATGGAATAATCATCACATCTTGCGTATCAAACAACGATGGAAAACTCCTACCATAGTTTTGTATTCATTTTTATGGTAAGATGATACAAGACAAGATAAAGAAGATACATCATCTCTAATCACTAATATACCGGCAATGCCGTCAGTTGTCGGAATCAAAAGGAGGAAGATTGCATTGATTGAAATCCAAACAGGAAACATTATTTTTCCGGAGTTAAATATAACTGTATCACCTCTCTTACACTATTCTGATTTTATCTCTGTTTTTCCGACGGATCATATTCTACAAATCAGAGATATGAAAAACGGATACATCTGGTACGATATGAGAGAAACAATTTATGATAACAAAATCCCTGTTTATCTATGCTTTAATCCACAAAAAGCTCTTGAATTTGTGAACCTTTATCCACAGAGTTTTGACATAAATGCCATTCGTCACTGGGAAGAATGGTCCCCCGAAGAAGTAGAGAAAGATAAAAAGTATTGTGATGAATGGCTTATGAAATATTGCAATTTACAAAATGAAGAAAACTTTTTTTCATGGGGTTCTGTTTCATCTTATTTTGACCCGCGCTCGTGCAGCAGCGGTATCTCGATTCACTACACAAACAGAACTGATATGTAACTCATCATTTGATTGAAAACATAGTAACCAATCTGAAAAAGTAAACACGCTAAAAAATGAAACACCCTAAAAATTAACGCTCTGTAGAGGAAAGCGACCTATCCCAAGTCCCTTTCCATCTCCGGAGCGTTAACCTTATCTTGATAACAATACCTATCTTCACTGCCACAACAGAGAAATCATTACTCACACTTCAATGTATATATCACTACTGTACCGTGCGGTTGATTCTCACGAACTTCAATTCCATACTGATTTCCGTACAACAGCTTAATTCTTTGATCGACATTTTTCATCCCGATTCCACCTAATTTTGCTTTAATCAGATTTCTGTCATTTTCCTCTACCGAAGAAAAATATCCTACTCCGTTGTCAGAAACCGTAATGATGAGCTTCCCGTCTCGTTTTTCATATACAATCTCAATATAGCCCTTACCTCTCTGCGGTCGAATTCCATGATAAATAGAATTTTCTACGATCGGTTGCAAGATTAATTTCGGAACAGAAACAGACAACAGTTCTTCCTCTCCCTGGATTCGGTAACAGATTTTATCTTCATAGCGAGTTTGTTGTATTCTAAGATAATTCTCTGTATTGGCAAGCTCCGATTGTAACGGAACAAGCGTCTGATGAATATCCAATGACAGTCGTAGCATTTCTCCCAGTGATTTGCTGACGGCAACCACTTTTTCAGTCTCTCCAAACTCAGCTAACCATAAAATGGTATCCAAGGTATTGTACAAGAAATGAGGATTGATTTGACTTTGCAAAGCCTTTAATTCAAAAAGGCGTTTTGCATTTTCTTTTTGTGCAATATCTTCGGTCAAGACCTTGATTCTGTCCAAAAGAGCATTATATTCTGTCGTCAATGCGACAATTTCAACCGAACTGTTTGAATTGACGGCGATATGACCCCACGATTTATCCAGTGACATCATTGCATTTTGTAATTCTACAATCGGTTTGGTCAATCGTCTGGAAATCATTACACTTAAAGCAATGCTTGCAAAAATCAGCAAGAAATTCACCAATAAAATTCCCTCTATCAACTTTTTCTTTAATAACATAGTACTTTCTGTCGAAGAAACACCAATCAATCTCCAATCGGAATGCGGTATCTCTGCACTTGTAACAAAATAATGAGGCAGTCTTTCTGTACCTTCAGCCAAGGATACCAGTTCTTTTTTCTTCTGTTCATTAAAAAATACACTTTCGTCCGGATGATACAACACATTGTTTGCATTATCCAAAATGTAGGCATATCCTCGTTCTCCCAAATCAATGGACGAAATGTAATCTTCAATAAAACGATAGGAAATATCAATCAGTACGACACCCAAATGATTTCCGTGTTCATCAACAATTTCATGACTGATAGAGATAACCAGATTTTCACGATCCATCACAAAATCACCGTGACGAAGTGAAGTAACCACAGGCATTTGATTAGACTGTACCGCTACCTTATACCACTCTTCATTCATCATATTCCTGGACAACGGCATTGCCATATCACTGTTGCTGGTAATTGCAAACCCGTTCTTAGAAATAACGGCAATCGTTTGAATACGCGGGTCACTGCTCGCCGATATATTCACCATTGTCAGCAACCCGTCTGCAGACTTGGAACTCGGATTCTCCAAAATTTCAGAGATTTGTGGATACATCGCAATTAAATTACTCAGTGTTTTGATTTTATCAAGATAGCTTGCAACATAATCGCTGGTCTGTGCAATGGACTCTGTCGTCTGCTTTTCTCTGTTATCCAACAAAATTTTTGATGCGGAATAATAGAAAATGACGGAAAGAGATATTACAATACCCAGAGAAAACGCCAGGAAAGAAAAAGTAATTTGGATATTGATTTTTGAAAAAAATTTTTTTAGTTTCATATCATCGTATCCCTTGTCTATACTGTTTCGGTGTAATTCCCCACAGTTTCTTAAACTTCGTAATAAAGTAGTTTACATCCTCTACTCCGATTTCCTCTGCAATCTCATAATTTTTCATGGAAGTGGTAAGCAACAACAATTTTGCCCTCTCCATTCGCTTACGATTCACATAATCCTGAAACGGAATCCCATAAATCTGCTTAAACACACCGCTGAGGTAATTACTGTTAAATCCAATATCGCCCGCCATTTTAGAAAGAGAAAGTTCTACTGAAAACAGATTTTCAACCATATAATTTTTGATGATGGATTCCATATCTTCCCCATCTGTCAGCACTATATCTTCTGTTACATGACTATCATTGCACAATTGCAGATATTCCGTCTTCTTGTTTCTTTCAACAATGATAGCTACAATTTTTTTCAAAACAGACTCAATATCTGACTTGGAAATCGGTTTCAAAATATAGTCGTCCACTTTTGCACGAATTGCAGTCTGAGCATATTCAAAATAATCATATCCTGTCAAAATCACAATAAAAATCTCAGGATGCTTTTCTTTCATGATGGATGAGGCAGTCAAACCATCCATATTCGGCATATTGATATCCATGATAACAATATGCGGTTTCTCGGTTTCTACGATTTCAATTGCCTGCTCACCGTTCTCTGCCTCAAATATCTCTGAAATTCCCATCTCATGCAAATTTGTAAGTTTTTTTATTCCGCGTCGAATCAACGGCTCATCATCTACAATTAACAGCTTATACATCTCTGCTCCTATTTCACTAAATACATCAGATACTCGTATCCTTCTTCTTTCATCTTATCCAACGGAATAAACCGAATTGACGCACTGTTGATACAATATCGCAATCCTCCAAGCTCTTTGGG
Coding sequences within it:
- a CDS encoding sensor histidine kinase; translation: MKLKKFFSKINIQITFSFLAFSLGIVISLSVIFYYSASKILLDNREKQTTESIAQTSDYVASYLDKIKTLSNLIAMYPQISEILENPSSKSADGLLTMVNISASSDPRIQTIAVISKNGFAITSNSDMAMPLSRNMMNEEWYKVAVQSNQMPVVTSLRHGDFVMDRENLVISISHEIVDEHGNHLGVVLIDISYRFIEDYISSIDLGERGYAYILDNANNVLYHPDESVFFNEQKKKELVSLAEGTERLPHYFVTSAEIPHSDWRLIGVSSTESTMLLKKKLIEGILLVNFLLIFASIALSVMISRRLTKPIVELQNAMMSLDKSWGHIAVNSNSSVEIVALTTEYNALLDRIKVLTEDIAQKENAKRLFELKALQSQINPHFLYNTLDTILWLAEFGETEKVVAVSKSLGEMLRLSLDIHQTLVPLQSELANTENYLRIQQTRYEDKICYRIQGEEELLSVSVPKLILQPIVENSIYHGIRPQRGKGYIEIVYEKRDGKLIITVSDNGVGYFSSVEENDRNLIKAKLGGIGMKNVDQRIKLLYGNQYGIEVRENQPHGTVVIYTLKCE
- the nrdD gene encoding anaerobic ribonucleoside-triphosphate reductase, producing the protein MGLQVIKRDGSKVPFDKEKIVVAIKKAMDSSTGIYEDGLAERIATEIEEFARSLKRDLTIYGIEDQVYYKLIQYENPATARAYENYKAVQAFKRKVNTIDEDVVGILNRSNINVLDENSNKDAKIVSTQRDLIAGEVSKDIARRLIIPTDIVQAHDSGAIHFHDMDYIIQPMFNCCLINLHDMLTNGTVINGKKIDSPKSFRVACTVTTQIIAQVASGQYGGQSINGIDRILAPFVRKSYQKYYDSVVEEQKEIYGIEPDLQKAEEIAWKRTRKEIKDGIQTIQYQINTLMTTNGQAPFVTLFMYFQEGYEFEKEAAYIQEEILLQRYEGIKNEQDVYVTPAFPKLIYVLDEHNVHPDSKYYYLTKLAAKCTAKRMYPDYISAKKMRENYEGNVFSPMGCRSFLAPWKNEKGEYVFDGRFNMGVVSLNLPQIGILANGSEEKFFDILEKRLQLAKKALLLRFELLKNVTSDCSPIHWQYGAIARLKPHEKIDKFMDNGYATLSLGYIGVYEATKLIKGVSHTDPVGTAFALKLMDVLKDSVAEWKAETGIGFALYGTPAENLTNRFCSIDRARFGEIKDITDKGYYTNSYHVDVRECISVFDKFSFESEFQKRSTGGCISYAEIPNLNHNLEAVEMMIQYIYDNITYAEFNTKSDYCHVCGYDGEIKVDDNNQWFCPQCGNTERTKLTVIRRTCGYLGENFWNEGRTKEIKDRVLHI
- a CDS encoding response regulator transcription factor: MYKLLIVDDEPLIRRGIKKLTNLHEMGISEIFEAENGEQAIEIVETEKPHIVIMDINMPNMDGLTASSIMKEKHPEIFIVILTGYDYFEYAQTAIRAKVDDYILKPISKSDIESVLKKIVAIIVERNKKTEYLQLCNDSHVTEDIVLTDGEDMESIIKNYMVENLFSVELSLSKMAGDIGFNSNYLSGVFKQIYGIPFQDYVNRKRMERAKLLLLTTSMKNYEIAEEIGVEDVNYFITKFKKLWGITPKQYRQGIR
- a CDS encoding acetyl-CoA hydrolase/transferase family protein, with the protein product MDWKKIYQERLVSAEEALSHVKSGDHVALGHALAEPTYLLEEMVRLKDNYKNVKFSGLVPGKAPYAAEGLGEHFRTCSMFLGASTRKAVERGDGEFIPRFFYEVPRTYREDWPVDVAMVTLSAPDKHGFCSFGISVDFTKTIAENAKIVIGQVNKYMPRTHGDSFIHISDIDFLVEHDEPLVELPKPHIGEVESKIGEYVASLVNDGDCLQLGIGAIPDAALQFMKDKKDLGIHSEMISDGVMDLMKAGVITNKKKNFHNRRTVVTFLMGTKDLYDYVDDNPFFEMYPVDYVNDPRVVSQNDNMVCINSCIQVDLTGQVVSGSIGPRQFSGVGGQVDFVRGAAWSKGGRNIIAMPSTVKGKMSKIVPVITEGSSVTTSINDVDYIITEYGIAKLGSKSLNERARALINIAHPDFREELAKAYEERFHEKCDYKRD
- the nrdG gene encoding anaerobic ribonucleoside-triphosphate reductase activating protein, coding for MNYAQIRQFDIANGEGIRTSFFVTGCTHCCEGCFNEVYQDFKYGQPWTENETELILSHLSHPMVKGLTILGGEPFQNVEGLLPVLQKIKQESPKTIWIYSGYTFEQLCSDVDKKELLGLCDVLVDGPFILEKRDLTLRFRGSSNQRILDVQKSLAFNQPIEYVLAE
- a CDS encoding DUF4491 family protein; the protein is MNLNGLLIGVSCFILIGLFHPIVIYTEYRFGKQLWPIFAVFGSTCITISFFLKDDTVSAIVSILGFCLLWSIKELFEQEKRVQKGWYPKNPKKR
- a CDS encoding B3/B4 domain-containing protein produces the protein MSQFIAEESFWNLFPNATLGVVLLKGIKNDGEVPQELKALLSKSNREAEKFLVKDKFNENPIVANWRSAYQKFKTKKGARCSIEALLKRVEKENPVGSINPLVDIYNSASLQFGFPCGAEDMDAFVGDLKLGITSGGDEFYLIGDTESSPTLEGELCYRDEQGAVCRCFNWRDGERTMITGNTTNAFLIMENVEEGRENELKQAISMIVEYAEKYLSATVETFFVTAENPSILL